Proteins co-encoded in one Populus trichocarpa isolate Nisqually-1 chromosome 10, P.trichocarpa_v4.1, whole genome shotgun sequence genomic window:
- the LOC18102732 gene encoding uncharacterized protein LOC18102732 isoform X8, whose translation MNKFTLANRAGKANFSTNPARSADPNLRTSQQPNNNKSFDKNRVPHVSANPGKLAPSGADDSLVIRFFSDDESGSESEDGEDKSLKTKLNMTVVNENGRLPSTSSTKSSMSQQATRNVNSIPKKSSMSCSFNSSMTKTNRVANSRGAGSSSVGQGSQVKKFNSIKRNLASLEHGLELGVDLNSTKVRDLRQQIALRERELKLKAASQKKESPSVSGKDYKSTNISIAAARKSNAAFYEVGQLAPKEPDRKRLKVGGSYSKQLNSDGQQKMLATTYNLPSKEQAPESSGLQDRNMDDYSQNERLMKVTKSSVVKWERQDCRRVDISSAKLPAFLCVAASNVNHNSSQSDMSRMQVDPSVVLNQTPPLTNANTNTLPENRKSVESNPVKNCGTQPPACLLKTSTSGQNLINKFEHLQGIYGDKPSCQASLNLNPWNCLGTVNVADHRSIDMHLVEMEESLDKELDEAQEHRRKCEIEEINALKAYRKSQRALIEANSRCTELYRKRELYSTHFRSLIVNDSNLFLPSRQHEHVGTGVNCGNVSRNVNLTPSPNDQMQPEYDGCNQPGYDSVTLSNLLYQHVNGHSLGSEPCSELDASTSEPLPRNSLIAANGVSFQSNDSNISADEDEETFPLDHETDQHSFKIQQGDQNSVGRENHRDYPPNKNPSVHAPQDSLILESKLRSKLFARLPIRTFSKNGGSSTMEPVDEPGTEIDNGSERTQGSNGSVRLSEAQKNQHYDLEGNDNPETIMSELPVQIQSHEKNSSNFHSAADSKDNFTGGHQLTTSIISSPPLVLRSAFAQMKVMYPMTSIESQHIKSQQNYTRGGFSGEGGCMDSEEIQCDKAIASSKDEGLKDICGIEIGTFTHNVAVDPFWPLCMYELRGKCNNDECPWQHARDFTDQNAHQNQHDDSDSADCQVGLTLHQQKSSGGTELSKCHIALIPPTYLVGFNMLRSDSHKSVIAPRNGQRWQKQFSICLALSSLLQQDLLVDQPSFRANDGCIEVRGSWNGQASYFQSRKSVANHLNQALTSSVLSLEMALVILSQEADKLEGMKKSLSMLSRAIEVDPTSEALWMMYLLIYYSNIESVGKDDMFSYAVKNSNRSYGLWLVYIDSRIHLDDRLVAYNAALTALCHHASAFDRGNVYASACILDLFLQMMDCLCMSGNVGKAIQKIQGLFPVAANSDEPPSHLLSDILTCLTISDKYIFWVCCVYLVIYRKLPDAIVQQFECEKELLAIEWPSVHLQNEEKQRAVKLVEMAVDSVKVSVNSESLDSDTNVRLAQQFALCHIRCTLVLDGPACCQNLLGKYMKLCPSCVELVLLSSRLQTNGTGGVSFEGFEGAISNWPKEVPGIHCIWNQYIEYALQKEGPNFAKELTVHWFNSVSKVRYPLNEILDTVDGNSSHGLLELASASNPYFLTSSSNQMEIMFGLINLSLAKLLHNDHIEAHVAIDRALKAAPPQYIKHCLREHAVFLLNYGSQLKKDAPVSEQLKILNGYLNDAQALSAYEPLSRRFIDSIEKPIVQQLIRNILSPVSSDFSLVNFVLEAWYGPSLLPPKSNQPKDLVDFVEAIFEIVPSNYPLAFSVCKLLCRGYSSINVTSDSVLYWACSILVNAIFHAIPIPPEYAWVEAAGILGDISGIELISDSFYKKALSAHPFSVKLWTCYYNLSKTRGYASTVVQKARERGIEVG comes from the exons ATGAACAAATTCACTTTAGCCAATCGGGCTG GTAAGGCCAATTTTAGCACCAATCCCGCAAGATCTGCTGATCCCAATCTCCGAACATCACAACAACCAAATAATAACAAGAGCTTTGACAAAAACAGAGTGCCACATGTATCTGCTAATCCTGGAAAGTTGGCACCTTCAGGGGCTGATGATAGCCTagtgataagatttttttcagATGATGAAAGTGGCAGTGAATCTGAAGATGGAGAAGACAAATCTTTAAAAACTAAACTCAACATGACTGTGGTTAATGAAAATGGAAGGCTGCCCTCCACTTCATCAACAAAATCAAGCATGTCACAGCAGGCTACAAGAAATGTGAACAGTATTCccaagaaatcatcaatgagTTGCTCATTTAACTCATCAATGACAAAGACAAACAGAGTTGCCAATTCCAGGGGTGCTGGCTCCTCATCTGTTGGGCAAGGttctcaagtaaaaaaatttaattccatCAAAAGAAATCTTGCAAGCCTAGAGCATGGTCTTGAGCTAGGTGTGGATTTGAACAGCACTAAAGTTCGGGACTTGAGGCAGCAGATTGCACTTCGGGAAAGGGAACTAAAGCTTAAGGCAGCTTCACAAAAGAAGGAATCTCCTTCAGTTTCTGGCAAGGATTACAAGTCTACAAACATTTCTATTGCTGCAGCCAGGAAGTCTAATGCAGCTTTTTATGAAGTTGGGCAATTAGCCCCAAAAGAACCGGACAGGAAACGCTTAAAAGTTGGTGGATCTTATTCTAAACAGTTAAATTCAGATGGCCAACAAAAAATGCTTGCAACAACATATAATTTACCTTCAAAGGAACAAGCACCGGAGAGCAGTGGTTTGCAGGATAGAAATATGGACGATTATAGCCAGAACGAAAGGCTGATGAAAGTAACAAAGTCAAGTGTAGTTAAATGGGAAAGGCAAGACTGTAGGCGGGTGGATATTTCATCAGCAAAGCTACCTG CTTTTTTATGCGTTGCAGCTTCTAATGTCAATCATAATTCCAGCCAGTCTGACATGAGCAGAATGCAGGTGGATCCTTCTGTTGTATTGAACCAGACCCCACCACTGACTAATGCAAATACTAATACTTTACCAGAGAATAGA AAGAGTGTTGAATCAAATCCAGTGAAGAATTGTGGAACCCAGCCACCAGCTTGCTTGTTAAAGACATCAACTAGTGGACagaatttaataaacaaatttgagCATCTGCAAGGCATATACGGTGACAAGCCTTCTTGTCAA GCATCTCTGAATTTAAACCCTTGGAATTGTTTGGGAACTGTAAATGTGGCAGATCATAGAAGCATAGATATGCATCTTGTTGAAATGGAGGAATCATTAGACAAGGAGCTGGATGAAGCACAAGAGCACAGGCGCAaatgtgaaattgaagaaataaatgcaCTTAAAGCTTATCGAAAATCACAGAGGGCTTTGATTGAGGCTAATTCTAGATGTACAGAACTTTATCGCAAGAGGGAACTGTACTCTACTCATTTTCGATCTCTCATTGTGAATGATTCCAATTTGTTTTTGCCCTCCAGGCAGCATGAGCACGTTGGAACTGGGGTGAATTGTGGAAATGTATCTAGAAATGTAAATTTAACACCCTCGCCAAATGATCAGATGCAGCCTGAGTATGATGGCTGTAACCAGCCTGGGTACGATTCAGTCACCCTCTCAAATTTACTTTATCAGCATGTAAATGGCCATAGTTTGGGATCTGAGCCATGCAGTGAACTGGATGCTAGTACATCAGAGCCATTGCCCCGCAACAGCCTGATTGCTGCTAATGGAGTAAGCTTTCAATCCAATGATTCTAATATTTCAgcagatgaagatgaagaaacatttCCATTGGACCATGAGACTGATCAGCATAGCTTCAAAATTCAGCAAGGAGATCAAAATTCTGTGGGAAGGGAAAACCACAGAGATTATCCCCCAAACAAAAATCCCTCTGTTCATGCACCTCAGGattctttgattcttgaatCAAAATTAAGATCCAAACTATTTGCACGACTACCAATCAGAACCTTTTCAAAGAATGGTGGTTCATCCACCATGGAGCCTGTAGATGAACCAGGGACTGAAATTGACAACGGAAGTGAAAGAACCCAGGGAAGCAATGGCAGTGTGCGATTGTCAGAAGCACAGAAAAATCAACATTATGACCTTGAAG GCAATGATAATCCTGAAACAATAATGTCTGAGCTTCCTGTTCAGATTCAGAGCCATGAAAAGAATTCTTCAAATTTTCATTCTGCTGCTGATTCCAAGGACAATTTCACAGGAGGTCATCAGTTGACAACGTCAATCATATCTTCACCTCCTTTAGTTTTGAGGAGTGCATTTGCTCAAATGAAAGTTATGTACCCAATGACTTCAATAGAATCACAACAtataaaaagtcaacaaaattaTACCCGTGGTGGTTTCAGTGGAGAGGGTGGTTGCATGGATTCTGAGGAAATCCAGTGTGACAAGGCGATAGCAAGCTCAAAGGATGAGGGTCTAAAGGATATATGCGGAATTGAAATTGGCACATTTACCCACAATGTTGCGGTTGACCCATTTTGGCCACTCTGCATGTATGAACTTAGAGGAAAATGCAACAATGATGAATGCCCTTGGCAACATGCTAGGGACTTCACTGATCAAAATGCGCATCAAAATCAGCACGATGATTCTGATAGTGCCG ATTGTCAGGTTGGATTAACACTGCATCAACAAAAAAGTAGTGGTGGAACAGAACTTTCCAAGTGTCACATTGCATTGATTCCACCAACTTATCTTGTTGGCTTCAATATGTTGAGATCTGATTCACATAAATCTGTCATTGCACCGAGAAATGGTCAGCGCTGGCAAAAACAGTTCAGTATTTGCTTAGCTCTATCAAGTTTGCTTCAACAAGATTTACTTGTTGATCAGCCTTCTTTCCGTGCTAATGATGGTTGCATTGAGGTCCGTGGGAGTTGGAATGGACAGGCATCATACTTTCAGAGTAGAAAGAGCGTAGCG AATCATCTCAATCAAGCATTAACCAGCAGCGTGCTGTCCCTTGAAATGGCTCTCGTTATTCTCAGTCAGGAGGCTGACAAACTGGAGGGTATGAAAAAG TCTCTCTCCATGCTGTCACGAGCTATTGAGGTTGATCCAACATCTGAAGCTCTGTGGATGATGTATCTGCTCATTTACTACAGCAACATTGAGTCTGTTGGGAAGGATGACATGTTCTCCTATGCg GTTAAAAACAGCAACAGATCCTATGGACTTTGGCTCGTGTACATTGACAGTCGTATACATCTTGATGATCGACTGGTTGCGTATAATGCTGCCCTCACAGCGCTTTGCCACCATGCATCTGCTTTTGATAGGGGCAATGTGTATGCTAGTGCATGCATCTTAGATCTGTTTTTACAGATGATGGATTGTTTGTGCATGTCTGGGAATGTTGGCAAGGCCATTCAGAAAATCCAAGGACTCTTCCCTGTGGCAGCTAATTCAGATGAGCCTCCCTCTCATTTGCTCTCTGATATCCTCACATGCTTAACGATTTCTGACAAATATATCTTCTGGGTTTGTTGTGTGTACTTAGTTATTTACAGGAAGTTACCTGATGCTATTGTACAGCAGTTTGAATGTGAGAAAGAACTCCTTGCAATTGAATGGCCTTCTGTTCATTTACAAAATGAAGAGAAGCAGAGGGCTGTTAAGCTCGTTGAGATGGCTGTGGATTCTGTTAAAGTGTCTGTCAATAGTGAATCACTTGATAGTGACACAAATGTCAGACTGGCTCAACAATTTGCTCTCTGCCATATTAGGTGTACGCTAGTTCTTGATGGTCCAGCTTGCTGTCAGAATTTGTTGGGCAAGTATATGAAGTTGTGCCCATCCTGTGTAGAACTTGTTCTTTTGTCATCAAGGCTTCAAACAAATGGCACAGGTGGTGTGAGTTTTGAAGGGTTTGAGGGAGCCATTAGTAATTGGCCAAAAGAAGTCCCTGGAATTCATTGTATCTGGAATCAATATATTGAGTATGCCCTCCAAAAAGAAGGTCCCAATTTTGCAAAAGAACTGACTGTTCACTGGTTTAACTCCGTTTCAAAAGTTCGATATCCTCTGAATGAAATTTTGGATACAGTGGATGGTAATAGCTCACATGGATTATTGGAATTGGCTTCAGCATCAAATCCGTACTTTCTGACATCCAGTTCTAATCAGATGGAAATAATGTTTGGATTAATTAATCTCTCTCTTGCCAAATTATTGCACAATGACCACATTGAAGCTCACGTTGCCATTGACAGGGCACTGAAGGCTGCACCTCCACAGTACATCAAACATTGCTTGAGAGAACATGCTGTGTTCCTGCTTAACTATGGGTCACAATTAAAGAAGGATGCTCCAGTCAGTGagcaattaaaaattttgaatggtTATTTGAATGATGCCCAGGCTCTCTCAGCTTATGAACCACTATCTAGACGATTCATTGACAGCATTGAGAAGCCAATAGTTCAGCAGCTAATCCGTAACATATTGAGTCCAGTTTCATCTGACTTCTCTTTGGTGAATTTTGTACTTGAAGCGTGGTATGGTCCCTCTCTTTTACCCCCAAAGTCAAACCAGCCAAAGGATTTGGTGGATTTTGTTGAAGCCATCTTTGAGATAGTGCCATCCAACTACCCGTTAGCATTTTCTGTTTGTAAGCTCTTGTGCAGAGGCTACAGCTCTATTAATGTTACTTCTGATAGTGTCCTGTACTGGGCATGCTCAATCTTGGTCAATGCAATCTTTCATGCTATTCCAATACCACCAGAATATGCATGGGTTGAAGCTGCGGGTATTTTGGGTGACATTTCAGGTATCGAGCTCATTTCTGATAGTTTTTACAAGAAAGCTTTATCAGCACATCCATTCTCTGTGAAGTTGTGGACTTGCTATTATAATCTATCAAAGACTAGGGGATATGCAAGCACTGTTGTCCAAAAAGCAAGAGAGAGGGGTATTGAAGTTGGTTGA
- the LOC18102732 gene encoding uncharacterized protein LOC18102732 isoform X3: MGLSHSVGNRFYDIDARGLPFKLAQNPICSAAPSADAVNPPASARTILVPPMNKFTLANRAGKANFSTNPARSADPNLRTSQQPNNNKSFDKNRVPHVSANPGKLAPSGADDSLVIRFFSDDESGSESEDGEDKSLKTKLNMTVVNENGRLPSTSSTKSSMSQQATRNVNSIPKKSSMSCSFNSSMTKTNRVANSRGAGSSSVGQGSQVKKFNSIKRNLASLEHGLELGVDLNSTKVRDLRQQIALRERELKLKAASQKKESPSVSGKDYKSTNISIAAARKSNAAFYEVGQLAPKEPDRKRLKVGGSYSKQLNSDGQQKMLATTYNLPSKEQAPESSGLQDRNMDDYSQNERLMKVTKSSVVKWERQDCRRVDISSAKLPAFLCVAASNVNHNSSQSDMSRMQVDPSVVLNQTPPLTNANTNTLPENRKSVESNPVKNCGTQPPACLLKTSTSGQNLINKFEHLQGIYGDKPSCQASLNLNPWNCLGTVNVADHRSIDMHLVEMEESLDKELDEAQEHRRKCEIEEINALKAYRKSQRALIEANSRCTELYRKRELYSTHFRSLIVNDSNLFLPSRQHEHVGTGVNCGNVSRNVNLTPSPNDQMQPEYDGCNQPGYDSVTLSNLLYQHVNGHSLGSEPCSELDASTSEPLPRNSLIAANGVSFQSNDSNISADEDEETFPLDHETDQHSFKIQQGDQNSVGRENHRDYPPNKNPSVHAPQDSLILESKLRSKLFARLPIRTFSKNGGSSTMEPVDEPGTEIDNGSERTQGSNGSVRLSEAQKNQHYDLEGNDNPETIMSELPVQIQSHEKNSSNFHSAADSKDNFTGGHQLTTSIISSPPLVLRSAFAQMKVMYPMTSIESQHIKSQQNYTRGGFSGEGGCMDSEEIQCDKAIASSKDEGLKDICGIEIGTFTHNVAVDPFWPLCMYELRGKCNNDECPWQHARDFTDQNAHQNQHDDSDSADCQVGLTLHQQKSSGGTELSKCHIALIPPTYLVGFNMLRSDSHKSVIAPRNGQRWQKQFSICLALSSLLQQDLLVDQPSFRANDGCIEVRGSWNGQASYFQSRKSVANHLNQALTSSVLSLEMALVILSQEADKLEGMKKSLSMLSRAIEVDPTSEALWMMYLLIYYSNIESVGKDDMFSYAVKNSNRSYGLWLVYIDSRIHLDDRLVAYNAALTALCHHASAFDRGNVYASACILDLFLQMMDCLCMSGNVGKAIQKIQGLFPVAANSDEPPSHLLSDILTCLTISDKYIFWVCCVYLVIYRKLPDAIVQQFECEKELLAIEWPSVHLQNEEKQRAVKLVEMAVDSVKVSVNSESLDSDTNVRLAQQFALCHIRCTLVLDGPACCQNLLGKYMKLCPSCVELVLLSSRLQTNGTGGVSFEGFEGAISNWPKEVPGIHCIWNQYIEYALQKEGPNFAKELTVHWFNSVSKVRYPLNEILDTVDGNSSHGLLELASASNPYFLTSSSNQMEIMFGLINLSLAKLLHNDHIEAHVAIDRALKAAPPQYIKHCLREHAVFLLNYGSQLKKDAPVSEQLKILNGYLNDAQALSAYEPLSRRFIDSIEKPIVQQLIRNILSPVSSDFSLVNFVLEAWYGPSLLPPKSNQPKDLVDFVEAIFEIVPSNYPLAFSVCKLLCRGYSSINVTSDSVLYWACSILVNAIFHAIPIPPEYAWVEAAGILGDISGIELISDSFYKKALSAHPFSVKLWTCYYNLSKTRGYASTVVQKARERGIEVG, from the exons ATGGGTCTCTCACATTCAGTTGGAAATCGATTTTACGATATAGATGCACGTGGCCTTCCATTTAAGCTTGCG CAAAATCCTATTTGCTCTGCTGCACCATCTGCTGATGCTGTTAACCCACCTGCTTCTGCAAGGACCATTCTGGTTCCTCCAATGAACAAATTCACTTTAGCCAATCGGGCTG GTAAGGCCAATTTTAGCACCAATCCCGCAAGATCTGCTGATCCCAATCTCCGAACATCACAACAACCAAATAATAACAAGAGCTTTGACAAAAACAGAGTGCCACATGTATCTGCTAATCCTGGAAAGTTGGCACCTTCAGGGGCTGATGATAGCCTagtgataagatttttttcagATGATGAAAGTGGCAGTGAATCTGAAGATGGAGAAGACAAATCTTTAAAAACTAAACTCAACATGACTGTGGTTAATGAAAATGGAAGGCTGCCCTCCACTTCATCAACAAAATCAAGCATGTCACAGCAGGCTACAAGAAATGTGAACAGTATTCccaagaaatcatcaatgagTTGCTCATTTAACTCATCAATGACAAAGACAAACAGAGTTGCCAATTCCAGGGGTGCTGGCTCCTCATCTGTTGGGCAAGGttctcaagtaaaaaaatttaattccatCAAAAGAAATCTTGCAAGCCTAGAGCATGGTCTTGAGCTAGGTGTGGATTTGAACAGCACTAAAGTTCGGGACTTGAGGCAGCAGATTGCACTTCGGGAAAGGGAACTAAAGCTTAAGGCAGCTTCACAAAAGAAGGAATCTCCTTCAGTTTCTGGCAAGGATTACAAGTCTACAAACATTTCTATTGCTGCAGCCAGGAAGTCTAATGCAGCTTTTTATGAAGTTGGGCAATTAGCCCCAAAAGAACCGGACAGGAAACGCTTAAAAGTTGGTGGATCTTATTCTAAACAGTTAAATTCAGATGGCCAACAAAAAATGCTTGCAACAACATATAATTTACCTTCAAAGGAACAAGCACCGGAGAGCAGTGGTTTGCAGGATAGAAATATGGACGATTATAGCCAGAACGAAAGGCTGATGAAAGTAACAAAGTCAAGTGTAGTTAAATGGGAAAGGCAAGACTGTAGGCGGGTGGATATTTCATCAGCAAAGCTACCTG CTTTTTTATGCGTTGCAGCTTCTAATGTCAATCATAATTCCAGCCAGTCTGACATGAGCAGAATGCAGGTGGATCCTTCTGTTGTATTGAACCAGACCCCACCACTGACTAATGCAAATACTAATACTTTACCAGAGAATAGA AAGAGTGTTGAATCAAATCCAGTGAAGAATTGTGGAACCCAGCCACCAGCTTGCTTGTTAAAGACATCAACTAGTGGACagaatttaataaacaaatttgagCATCTGCAAGGCATATACGGTGACAAGCCTTCTTGTCAA GCATCTCTGAATTTAAACCCTTGGAATTGTTTGGGAACTGTAAATGTGGCAGATCATAGAAGCATAGATATGCATCTTGTTGAAATGGAGGAATCATTAGACAAGGAGCTGGATGAAGCACAAGAGCACAGGCGCAaatgtgaaattgaagaaataaatgcaCTTAAAGCTTATCGAAAATCACAGAGGGCTTTGATTGAGGCTAATTCTAGATGTACAGAACTTTATCGCAAGAGGGAACTGTACTCTACTCATTTTCGATCTCTCATTGTGAATGATTCCAATTTGTTTTTGCCCTCCAGGCAGCATGAGCACGTTGGAACTGGGGTGAATTGTGGAAATGTATCTAGAAATGTAAATTTAACACCCTCGCCAAATGATCAGATGCAGCCTGAGTATGATGGCTGTAACCAGCCTGGGTACGATTCAGTCACCCTCTCAAATTTACTTTATCAGCATGTAAATGGCCATAGTTTGGGATCTGAGCCATGCAGTGAACTGGATGCTAGTACATCAGAGCCATTGCCCCGCAACAGCCTGATTGCTGCTAATGGAGTAAGCTTTCAATCCAATGATTCTAATATTTCAgcagatgaagatgaagaaacatttCCATTGGACCATGAGACTGATCAGCATAGCTTCAAAATTCAGCAAGGAGATCAAAATTCTGTGGGAAGGGAAAACCACAGAGATTATCCCCCAAACAAAAATCCCTCTGTTCATGCACCTCAGGattctttgattcttgaatCAAAATTAAGATCCAAACTATTTGCACGACTACCAATCAGAACCTTTTCAAAGAATGGTGGTTCATCCACCATGGAGCCTGTAGATGAACCAGGGACTGAAATTGACAACGGAAGTGAAAGAACCCAGGGAAGCAATGGCAGTGTGCGATTGTCAGAAGCACAGAAAAATCAACATTATGACCTTGAAG GCAATGATAATCCTGAAACAATAATGTCTGAGCTTCCTGTTCAGATTCAGAGCCATGAAAAGAATTCTTCAAATTTTCATTCTGCTGCTGATTCCAAGGACAATTTCACAGGAGGTCATCAGTTGACAACGTCAATCATATCTTCACCTCCTTTAGTTTTGAGGAGTGCATTTGCTCAAATGAAAGTTATGTACCCAATGACTTCAATAGAATCACAACAtataaaaagtcaacaaaattaTACCCGTGGTGGTTTCAGTGGAGAGGGTGGTTGCATGGATTCTGAGGAAATCCAGTGTGACAAGGCGATAGCAAGCTCAAAGGATGAGGGTCTAAAGGATATATGCGGAATTGAAATTGGCACATTTACCCACAATGTTGCGGTTGACCCATTTTGGCCACTCTGCATGTATGAACTTAGAGGAAAATGCAACAATGATGAATGCCCTTGGCAACATGCTAGGGACTTCACTGATCAAAATGCGCATCAAAATCAGCACGATGATTCTGATAGTGCCG ATTGTCAGGTTGGATTAACACTGCATCAACAAAAAAGTAGTGGTGGAACAGAACTTTCCAAGTGTCACATTGCATTGATTCCACCAACTTATCTTGTTGGCTTCAATATGTTGAGATCTGATTCACATAAATCTGTCATTGCACCGAGAAATGGTCAGCGCTGGCAAAAACAGTTCAGTATTTGCTTAGCTCTATCAAGTTTGCTTCAACAAGATTTACTTGTTGATCAGCCTTCTTTCCGTGCTAATGATGGTTGCATTGAGGTCCGTGGGAGTTGGAATGGACAGGCATCATACTTTCAGAGTAGAAAGAGCGTAGCG AATCATCTCAATCAAGCATTAACCAGCAGCGTGCTGTCCCTTGAAATGGCTCTCGTTATTCTCAGTCAGGAGGCTGACAAACTGGAGGGTATGAAAAAG TCTCTCTCCATGCTGTCACGAGCTATTGAGGTTGATCCAACATCTGAAGCTCTGTGGATGATGTATCTGCTCATTTACTACAGCAACATTGAGTCTGTTGGGAAGGATGACATGTTCTCCTATGCg GTTAAAAACAGCAACAGATCCTATGGACTTTGGCTCGTGTACATTGACAGTCGTATACATCTTGATGATCGACTGGTTGCGTATAATGCTGCCCTCACAGCGCTTTGCCACCATGCATCTGCTTTTGATAGGGGCAATGTGTATGCTAGTGCATGCATCTTAGATCTGTTTTTACAGATGATGGATTGTTTGTGCATGTCTGGGAATGTTGGCAAGGCCATTCAGAAAATCCAAGGACTCTTCCCTGTGGCAGCTAATTCAGATGAGCCTCCCTCTCATTTGCTCTCTGATATCCTCACATGCTTAACGATTTCTGACAAATATATCTTCTGGGTTTGTTGTGTGTACTTAGTTATTTACAGGAAGTTACCTGATGCTATTGTACAGCAGTTTGAATGTGAGAAAGAACTCCTTGCAATTGAATGGCCTTCTGTTCATTTACAAAATGAAGAGAAGCAGAGGGCTGTTAAGCTCGTTGAGATGGCTGTGGATTCTGTTAAAGTGTCTGTCAATAGTGAATCACTTGATAGTGACACAAATGTCAGACTGGCTCAACAATTTGCTCTCTGCCATATTAGGTGTACGCTAGTTCTTGATGGTCCAGCTTGCTGTCAGAATTTGTTGGGCAAGTATATGAAGTTGTGCCCATCCTGTGTAGAACTTGTTCTTTTGTCATCAAGGCTTCAAACAAATGGCACAGGTGGTGTGAGTTTTGAAGGGTTTGAGGGAGCCATTAGTAATTGGCCAAAAGAAGTCCCTGGAATTCATTGTATCTGGAATCAATATATTGAGTATGCCCTCCAAAAAGAAGGTCCCAATTTTGCAAAAGAACTGACTGTTCACTGGTTTAACTCCGTTTCAAAAGTTCGATATCCTCTGAATGAAATTTTGGATACAGTGGATGGTAATAGCTCACATGGATTATTGGAATTGGCTTCAGCATCAAATCCGTACTTTCTGACATCCAGTTCTAATCAGATGGAAATAATGTTTGGATTAATTAATCTCTCTCTTGCCAAATTATTGCACAATGACCACATTGAAGCTCACGTTGCCATTGACAGGGCACTGAAGGCTGCACCTCCACAGTACATCAAACATTGCTTGAGAGAACATGCTGTGTTCCTGCTTAACTATGGGTCACAATTAAAGAAGGATGCTCCAGTCAGTGagcaattaaaaattttgaatggtTATTTGAATGATGCCCAGGCTCTCTCAGCTTATGAACCACTATCTAGACGATTCATTGACAGCATTGAGAAGCCAATAGTTCAGCAGCTAATCCGTAACATATTGAGTCCAGTTTCATCTGACTTCTCTTTGGTGAATTTTGTACTTGAAGCGTGGTATGGTCCCTCTCTTTTACCCCCAAAGTCAAACCAGCCAAAGGATTTGGTGGATTTTGTTGAAGCCATCTTTGAGATAGTGCCATCCAACTACCCGTTAGCATTTTCTGTTTGTAAGCTCTTGTGCAGAGGCTACAGCTCTATTAATGTTACTTCTGATAGTGTCCTGTACTGGGCATGCTCAATCTTGGTCAATGCAATCTTTCATGCTATTCCAATACCACCAGAATATGCATGGGTTGAAGCTGCGGGTATTTTGGGTGACATTTCAGGTATCGAGCTCATTTCTGATAGTTTTTACAAGAAAGCTTTATCAGCACATCCATTCTCTGTGAAGTTGTGGACTTGCTATTATAATCTATCAAAGACTAGGGGATATGCAAGCACTGTTGTCCAAAAAGCAAGAGAGAGGGGTATTGAAGTTGGTTGA